The region CCTCAAAATAATCTTCGAAGGAGCGGTTGCCGTACACCGATTTCTCGCGCACCCCCAGCAAATTCAGGTTCGGGCCGTTCAGGATGAGTATCTTCATAGTTAAAGTATCCAAATTTCCAAAGCTACAAAGGTAAGGATTAACTATCTTTGCTTGATAATAATTGTTTAATTGTTGGGCAGCTAAATTGTTGGATCAGGATGAAAGAATGCGCAGGATTAAGATTCCCTCATTCAAAACTCTCTAACTCTCTAACTCCTAAACTCTCTAACTCCCAAACTCCCAACCGTGAACTGGCGCATCTGCAGCAAGCAATTCGAGGAATACCTGAAACTGGAGAAGTCGCTCTCGCGCCACTCGGTGGAGGCTTACGGGCGCGATGTGCGCAAATTGGTCGAGTTCCTGGATGCGCGCGGGCTGCAGGTATCCCCGGAGGATATAACGCCGGCCATACTTCGTGATTTCCTGGAGTGGATAAACGAGCTGGGCATGACGCCGCACTCGCAGGCCCGTACCCTCTCCGGCATCCGCGCCTTTTACAAGTTCCTCATCATGGAGGACATGATGCAGACCGACCCCACCGACACCATCGAGGCCCCGAAGCTGAGCCGGAAATTGCCCGACACGCTCGCCTTCCATGAGATTGAGGAGTTGCTGGCGGCCATCGACCTCTCCACGCCCGAGGGCACCCGCAACCGCGCTATGCTGGAAACGCTCTATAGCTCCGGCCTCCGCGTCTCGGAGCTGCTGGACCTGCGCATCAGCAATTTGTATGAAGATGCCGGGTTCCTAAAGATTTCCGGTAAAGGAGAGAAAGAGCGCCTGGTGCCGATCGGGCGCGATGCGCTGAAGCACATAAAACTTTACCGCGAGGGCATCCGCTGCCACCTCAACATCAAGAAAGGGCATGAGGATATCCTCTTCCTCAACCGCCGGGGCGCTAAAATGACGCGCGTGATGGTATTCACCATTATCAAAGATTTGGCAGCAAAGGCCGGTATCCAGAAAACGGTGAGCCCCCACACCTTCCGCCACTCCTTTGCCACGCACCTAATTGAGGGCGGTGCCGATCTGCGCGCCGTGCAGGAGATGCTGGGCCACGAGTCCATCACCACCACTGAGATTTACACCCACCTCGACCGCGATTACCTCAAGCAGGTAATTAAGGATTACCACCCACGAAGCTGATAAAGTATAAGTATAGCTAAGCGCACACAACGATGGCAGAACCACACGCAACCAACGGGTCCGGTTTTAAGGAGTTTCTGCCCGAATTTGTGTACGGTGGCATAGACGGAGCCATTACCACCTTTGCCGTGGTGGCCGGTGCCACAGGTGCCAATTTTGATATTCCGGTGGTCATCATACTTGGTTTTGCCAACCTGGTGGCAGATGGCTTCTCCATGTCGGTAGGCAACTTTTTCTCTTCCAAGGCAAGCGTGGATGCCTACGACAAGCATAAAGCCACAGAGTACTGGGAGATCGAGAACCTGCGGGAGACAGAGGTGGAGGAGATCCGCGACATTTACCGGAAGAAAGGATTTGAGGGGGAGCTGCTGGAGCAGGTGGTGGGCGTGATCACTTCTAACAGGGACGTATGGGTGGATACGATGATGAAGGAGGAACTGGAGCTATCCAAAGACCGCAAATCTCCTTACCAAACGGCCGGCATGACCTTTTTCTCTTTCCTGCTGATAGGGTTCATACCTTTGGCAGCTTATGTTTTTGCCTTGCTCTTTAATACCAGTCAGGACAACCTGTTTCTCTACGCCTGCCTGCTCACGGGCGTGGCGCTAAGTATAATCGGGGTGCTCAAGAGCGCGGTCAACAACAAAAATGTGCTGCAGGGCGTGGCTGAAACACTCTTTCTTGGCGGCATAGCAGCCATCCTAGCCTACTTCGCCGGGGATTTTCTGGAAAACCTGTTCAGGTGATGCGGTTGCATCTGTACTTTTATACTTGCTTTAAGTTTCCTGAACCAGCTGGCCAACTAATCAGATTACAATATCTTTGCCCCAGAGCAGTTATTCACGTTAGTGCCGGATGCACAGCAATCTTTATACTTACTACACCCTGATACATCAAATGAAGCGATCTCTTTGCAGCCTTACGTTTGTTTTATTTCTCTTTATTCCTTTTCTCGCACTACCCCAATCCATAGGAGACATTACGCCTGCACCTGTGCAGGTTAACCAGAAGGGTAGAGGGCATGTCACCATTAACCGGGAAGCACAGATTGTGTATGATGCGCAGTTTGCGGACCAGGCCGCTTATCTGGAGGAAATGCTGGCTGCCCAGACCGGGATGCGCCTGGCCCTACAGCC is a window of Pontibacter kalidii DNA encoding:
- a CDS encoding VIT1/CCC1 transporter family protein: MAEPHATNGSGFKEFLPEFVYGGIDGAITTFAVVAGATGANFDIPVVIILGFANLVADGFSMSVGNFFSSKASVDAYDKHKATEYWEIENLRETEVEEIRDIYRKKGFEGELLEQVVGVITSNRDVWVDTMMKEELELSKDRKSPYQTAGMTFFSFLLIGFIPLAAYVFALLFNTSQDNLFLYACLLTGVALSIIGVLKSAVNNKNVLQGVAETLFLGGIAAILAYFAGDFLENLFR
- the xerD gene encoding site-specific tyrosine recombinase XerD, translating into MNWRICSKQFEEYLKLEKSLSRHSVEAYGRDVRKLVEFLDARGLQVSPEDITPAILRDFLEWINELGMTPHSQARTLSGIRAFYKFLIMEDMMQTDPTDTIEAPKLSRKLPDTLAFHEIEELLAAIDLSTPEGTRNRAMLETLYSSGLRVSELLDLRISNLYEDAGFLKISGKGEKERLVPIGRDALKHIKLYREGIRCHLNIKKGHEDILFLNRRGAKMTRVMVFTIIKDLAAKAGIQKTVSPHTFRHSFATHLIEGGADLRAVQEMLGHESITTTEIYTHLDRDYLKQVIKDYHPRS